Proteins co-encoded in one Oreochromis aureus strain Israel breed Guangdong linkage group 3, ZZ_aureus, whole genome shotgun sequence genomic window:
- the LOC116312542 gene encoding uncharacterized protein LOC116312542 isoform X1: MSLSVVLLLLHLTVCNSQNIDFFVKNLNGFVGAINFYTKEKYVNDSSSLTIRLMGNNQNCTPDFSFDCQNSSCGYVNTLVRTVDQEGSGEWCQNELRSVQPSPINVVDSLSIPGVNWVSGIKNNIGSWRTAVAFDLRNRSDTRKENSSPQSTVIPFVRVPSNCRRDFSPLMFDPDGDQVKCRYGNTSSECGPCDPPSVLSLSSSTCTLLFGPTADSNQGRYGVQLLMEDFPWKNITMTGFNDTKTILTPNDALSKVPIQFVLIVDPQVSSCTEGDFLPKFLPPTPANRARLYTPVNKTLEISISAEAKNSMISELLFSGPYDAVQNKTGTGTFTLRWTPSKSQDNDTLPFCFVVQALSNITKYHSDLRCVSVTVGNGPVSSAPASASTFVLVMGSFLSTLILAFPSI; the protein is encoded by the exons ATGTCGCTCTccgtggtgctgctgctgctgcatctgaCAGTCTGCAACTCGCAGAATATCGATTTCTTCGTTAAAAATTTAAATGGCTTTGTTGGCGCAATCAACTTCTATACAAAAGAGAAGTATGTAAATGATTCCTCCTCG CTGACCATTCGCCTAATGGGGAACAATCAGAACTGCACTCCCGATTTCTCATTTGATTGCCAAAATAGCAGCTGTGGGTATGTGAACACTTTGGTACGCACGGTCGACCAAGAAGGCAGCGGAGAGTGGTGTCAGAATGAACTTAGGTCTGTTCAGCCATCTCCCATTAATGTGGTTGATTCACTGAG CATCCCTGGTGTTAATTGGGTTAGTGGCATCAAAAACAACATTGGATCATGGAGAACTGCAGTAGCATTCGACCTGAGGAACCGCTCTGACACCAGAAAAGAAAACTCCTCACCCCAGTCTACCGTGATCCCATTTGTGAG AGTTCCTTCAAACTGTCGGAGAGATTTCAGCCCGTTGATGTTTGACCCTGATGGTGATCAGGTTAAATGCAGATATGGAAACACATCGTCAGAGTGTGGCCCTTGTGATCCACCATCTGTCCTCAGCCTCTCATCA TCCACTTGTACTCTATTGTTCGGTCCCACTGCCGACAGTAATCAGGGCCGTTATGGAGTACAGCTGCTGATGGAGGACTTTCCCTGGAAGAACATCACCATGACTGGATTCAATGACACAAAAACAATATTAACACCTAACGATGCTCTCAGCAAAGTACCGATCCAGTTTGTTCTGATAG TGGATCCCCAGGTCTCATCCTGCACAGAGGGAGACTTTTTGCCCAAATTCTTGCCTCCAACCCCAGCCAACAGAGCTCGGCTCTACACCCCTGTTAATAAGACTCTGGAAATCAGCATCAGTGCTGAGGCAAAAAACTCCAT GATCTCTGAGCTGCTGTTCAGCGGACCGTATGATGCAGTTCAGAATAAAACTGGAACAGGAACGTTCACCCTGAGATGGACGCCGTCTAAATCACAAGACAATGACACCCTCCCCTTCTGCTTTGTTGTCCAGGCACTTTCCAA CATAACCAAGTATCACTCAGACCTTCGATGTGTCAGCGTGACTGTTGGAAATGGTCCTGTTAGTAGTGCCCCAGCTAGTGCTTCAACTT
- the LOC116312542 gene encoding uncharacterized protein LOC116312542 isoform X2, translating to MSLSVVLLLLHLTVCNSQNIDFFVKNLNGFVGAINFYTKEKYVNDSSSLTIRLMGNNQNCTPDFSFDCQNSSCGYVNTLVRTVDQEGSGEWCQNELRSVQPSPINVVDSLSIPGVNWVSGIKNNIGSWRTAVAFDLRNRSDTRKENSSPQSTVIPFVRVPSNCRRDFSPLMFDPDGDQVKCRYGNTSSECGPCDPPSVLSLSSSTCTLLFGPTADSNQGRYGVQLLMEDFPWKNITMTGFNDTKTILTPNDALSKVPIQFVLIVDPQVSSCTEGDFLPKFLPPTPANRARLYTPVNKTLEISISAEAKNSMISELLFSGPYDAVQNKTGTGTFTLRWTPSKSQDNDTLPFCFVVQALSNCPGHGIFPFNSYSCLPFHMNMDKIRD from the exons ATGTCGCTCTccgtggtgctgctgctgctgcatctgaCAGTCTGCAACTCGCAGAATATCGATTTCTTCGTTAAAAATTTAAATGGCTTTGTTGGCGCAATCAACTTCTATACAAAAGAGAAGTATGTAAATGATTCCTCCTCG CTGACCATTCGCCTAATGGGGAACAATCAGAACTGCACTCCCGATTTCTCATTTGATTGCCAAAATAGCAGCTGTGGGTATGTGAACACTTTGGTACGCACGGTCGACCAAGAAGGCAGCGGAGAGTGGTGTCAGAATGAACTTAGGTCTGTTCAGCCATCTCCCATTAATGTGGTTGATTCACTGAG CATCCCTGGTGTTAATTGGGTTAGTGGCATCAAAAACAACATTGGATCATGGAGAACTGCAGTAGCATTCGACCTGAGGAACCGCTCTGACACCAGAAAAGAAAACTCCTCACCCCAGTCTACCGTGATCCCATTTGTGAG AGTTCCTTCAAACTGTCGGAGAGATTTCAGCCCGTTGATGTTTGACCCTGATGGTGATCAGGTTAAATGCAGATATGGAAACACATCGTCAGAGTGTGGCCCTTGTGATCCACCATCTGTCCTCAGCCTCTCATCA TCCACTTGTACTCTATTGTTCGGTCCCACTGCCGACAGTAATCAGGGCCGTTATGGAGTACAGCTGCTGATGGAGGACTTTCCCTGGAAGAACATCACCATGACTGGATTCAATGACACAAAAACAATATTAACACCTAACGATGCTCTCAGCAAAGTACCGATCCAGTTTGTTCTGATAG TGGATCCCCAGGTCTCATCCTGCACAGAGGGAGACTTTTTGCCCAAATTCTTGCCTCCAACCCCAGCCAACAGAGCTCGGCTCTACACCCCTGTTAATAAGACTCTGGAAATCAGCATCAGTGCTGAGGCAAAAAACTCCAT GATCTCTGAGCTGCTGTTCAGCGGACCGTATGATGCAGTTCAGAATAAAACTGGAACAGGAACGTTCACCCTGAGATGGACGCCGTCTAAATCACAAGACAATGACACCCTCCCCTTCTGCTTTGTTGTCCAGGCACTTTCCAA